The genomic stretch tcacttccttactttgtttaggtctgagcctttattaagtattttagatgttttgattggtgatttttaagggattttaatctgcgagttgaatcacatagaatgtatgatgtcaaagaaacagattagggaatgaatcccactcatttctctacatggatagagaaacagattagggaatgaatcccactcatttctctaataatcgagaaacagattagggaatgaatcccactcatttctctaggtagtgatcgagaaacagattagggaatggatcccactcatttctctctcactaagtgttcgagaaacagattagggaataaatcccactcgtttctctcccacttttaatgtgattcgcctcttcctttgttaagtgttttaaagttgaaaaggaaaataaacaaaactagcctaagatgaaaactagcctaatatgatgggaacctttaattcctaatgttgtcatggtttctacctaatggttaggagcaaaaagcgacatgagaatataagcataagcggagatcgaaattacaagtaaaaatacaagtaaataacgatacaagaattagtgtaaaatggctaacataaacacttgaaaatatggtacaagacatgaaagtgaacaatgcaaaatagtacaaaaatcgaatttaaaatactattatttttatggttttttatgtgcCAAAAAGACAAGAATTTGATCaagcaaaaagaaatgaaataaaagcctaaactaatgtttatttgttgattattttctatgtcgAAAATTAGTACTAAAGTCTAAAATTAGTAGGAGAAAATAGtattttatcacctaaaagaaattgatgaaaaaaactaattaaacctaaataaaagatataaacaGGGGGGTGAACAGTGAAAATGGGATTGTGAAGAGTAATTCGTGGCCCAAGTGTATTGTTGAGATTGATCCATATCATGTTTTATtcagaataataataattgaaataaaaacaaataattaataaacagaACAAAGGGAAATTGAGAGAAGGGAATTTAGGGTTCGTTGTGTGACCTTTCGAGTTCTATCGCTCAGACCTCCTCTCTCTCGCGACGGCGGTGATCGGAAAGCTCCTTCTCAACGGCGCCGATTTGAACTTTTCTTCCGATTGGAGCTTTATTCCGTTGTCGTGAACCAAATAACAAGACGACCCTCCTCTCTCTGCTTCAATCTCTCTTCGTGTTCGATGAACGTATcgtggtgatgatgaagactctACGGTGCTTGAAGCTTGATGGCGGAGATCGATCTTTTTGAGGATGGTGATTATGTTGCAGGTTCTTCCATGATTGAATTCGGTGCAGAGCGATGAATACGATTGAAGGTGAAGAAGCTTCAAACGTTTCGATACCAGTAGGATGCGAAATAAACGCAGAGCCAAGATTGATTAAGGTATTTTTGTTTATTGCACTTCGATTCACCTCCTCTTCAACTTCAATTCGCCAAGATTAATTCTTCTTCTGATTATGCGTTTGGTGTAGAGTTGTTgtttgatgaagattgaagaagagcaAGGTTGGTAATGATCGatgatgatcttgatgatacGACCTGTTGCACATATATGGTGTTGATGAAGCGTGATCAAGATTCAGAAGGAGAAGAAGCTTTTTACAAGTCTTGTGACGAGAAAGAGATGAAGAGTGATTGGAGAAAGCTTGAAGATTGGAGGGAATTGATGGTTGATGCGATGAATGATTCAGAGTGAGGGAGGAGAAGAAAGGATGACGATGGAGTGGATGATTGGAGATTGAATCAGTGATGATTTTTGTGGCTTCAGATGAATGTAGAGAGTTTCAATAATTATGGTGACTGAATGAAGGTGAGGGATTGAAAGTGAAGAAGTGGGTGATGGTGATGAAGAGAGTGAAGTCCGAGATGGAAGAGTTGCAGAGGGATAGATAAAATGGAGGAGAGTGGATCAAGGAATGGTGGAGGGTGAGAAAGTGAAGAATCGAAGGAAGCTTGAAAAGGTGAAGGGCCCTGTTTATATAGAGGTTCTCTCAGGTTAATTCAATCCTTCTCATTCTGTTATTCTCTTGTCTGATTCTGTTAGAATTGGTTAAATCAGTTATGGTCAGTTAGGTTGTTATAATTCTGTTATATGATGAGCTGGAAATTCTGTTAGGTTAGTTAAAATTCTGTTTTAGGTGGTTATGGTTTTCTGTTAGGGAATAACTGAATCAGTTATGCTGTTAAGAATGTGTAACTGAATCCCTTAGCTTCTGTTATAGGTGAATGAAATTGTTTGGGACTGTTAGGATGGTAGTTATGAGAATCGGTTAGGACAGTTATGAGTTTATGATGGTGTATGGCTGAGCTGGAAATTAGTTGCTAGAAAATTGAAAGGTTAGTTGGAATAAGGTAGTTAGAAATGTTAGGGATTGGTTACAATCGGTTAGAAACCTGTTTGACAGTTAGTGAGAGGTTATAGGTTTGTTATTAAATCGGTTATAGGTTGTTAACAGTTAGTTAGGTTAGAGTTTGGGAAAAGGGACTAGTTAACTGTTAGATTCTGTTTTTTTTCTGTTAATGAAACTGGCTGCTGGTTTTTATTCTCTGGATGCAGGGctgtggtttttttttttgtggaggTTTGAAGCAAGAAGTTGTGACATCTGAAACAAAGAAGTGGCATGACACGGTGACGAGACTATACAAGAAGAAGAAGTGgaaatggcttgaagatgaagaaatgaagagaaatgGTTTAGGATAGGAAATATTGACTTGTGAAAGAATGGTGTTATAACATAATTGTAATGGTTCCGTTTTCTTTTGTATTTATTTGATGAAGTGAAATGATGTAGTAACCTAGACTTGATTTTTGTGTGTAAATGCGGATGGATTTCGAATGGTATAACGGTAATTGGAATTGAATGGATGTATAGATCGAATGAACTAGGATTTGGTTAAGGGATTTGGAATGAGTGTATAGACACTTGAATTTTGTATTGACATTTGAAGGTGTACACTTTGTTCACAATTTAGAAATATAATGAAATGCTCCTCTTTTGTAATGACATGGTTTCTTGGACTTTGAAATGTGATTTGTTGACTTGAGTTTTCCTTCCACTACTTGAATTCAAATCTTCTTCTCCTTTGCCGACTTAGATGAGCACCATAACATATAATTCAAGTAGTGTACCAAATACTTATCCAAACTCCATAAGAAAAATCCTCTTGATTACTAAATAAATATGGAAATAGACCCTGATTCAATTGATATCTTTAATCCAACACCACTGATTTAATGaaccaatatatttttttttgatgaATGGATGATGTGTAAGTGACCTAAAATGCAAGTGAAATTAAAAacaataagccagttagaagtaaaaattggatgggcaaattttggggtgcaacatacaGTCAGGTTTTATAAGTgtcaaattaaatataaaaataatcttggctattttaaataatttgtgaAAATTAGCTTGAAAATACCTTATGAAtaatgttataagttgtttttataaGTGTTTTCAAATCAGTAGTCTCACAAAATTTATGATATTATGTAAGATTAAGGATCCGTTCGAATGACTTTtactttttagtttttaaaaattaaattgtaaatcaattttcaaaaagagttttgaagaaaaaatcaaagaaaacatgtttggtaatctaaattttaaaaattgttttaaagttaaataatattacaaattttttattaatactgAAAAACAAAGTGGTCTGAATATGAAAATTCTCATAACTGATGGTTGAGGTGAGTACAACTCTACTGAGTTCAAGAAGTACTTTTAGGAAAATGGAATTGAGCATTAGGTTACTGCTCCATTGTTTACCAGTGATTTttgacaaacaaccgctagttTTCCAAACAATATATCTTTGGTAactcacaggatcgactagattgatcctaggacatgtgtctcaaGGATTCGTGTTTCAGTGATTTGGTTTATGACTAATGGTATTTCtggtttataaatgttattaaaaTCTTTAGACTAGTGTTAACTTTTAAGAGTTTGTTGACAATAACTCTAAGTAGAAGTTAAAGACTAATGATTTCGAATGTAAACAAACTGATAATGATCTTAAAAAGGGGTTTTCGACAGTACTGGAAATGAATGACAAAAATGTAAATAGAGACTGAAGGTAGAAAGATTTCTAACATAAATTGCAGTAAATAAATGACTTAAACGAAATGAATTTGTAAATGTAAAGATAATGACAAAATAACTTTCGACATAAATGTGACTTGCATtgaataaataacatgaaaggtaAACATGGTGTTTTTCATACATACATTGTTTCAGCAAAGACTCGTTTCTCTAACGCTGGTACTTTGagtatttttagtgaatttttgtaTATCTGTTTGAACACACAAATCTAAACATTAaaacccctatttatactagttcgaccctaacggtctctaCCTAGATGATTGCCATGTTCGATAGTCCAAACATTGCGTCTTCAGATGTCTCCACGTATTCATCTGACAAAACCAATTCGTTTAAAATTTGAACCTTTCCCACCCAAGGTTCCAATCTTCCTTGAACGCTTCTGTTGAAGCCAACTCATAAAAATCCAAACACTTTCTGACTCCAATGCTTCGACCAAAACATCCTTTTCCCAAAGAAAATGACTTGTATATAAAACCATTTCTTTATTATTCTTTGAAACAAAATGTCACCAAAGAACCCAAGCTAGtggtcgaaatctccagctaacaaattgcccccaataaatgtctaTTTCGAATCCATGCAGAGATTGGCATTTTTTGTAATTACTAGATTTCGACTAAAAACTTTTCATAGACTCAAAGGTCTAATAACTGTCAGTCAATCATGACTTGATTTCCCAAAACGTCtcattaagacgtgcgtgcaatTATTGTTATCATAACTTCCCACTCCCGAGGAAAATGAACAGCAATTTTACAACTTCCTCACGAAACTGTTGGCATGTGGCCCATTACTCCTGCCAGGTGTACCCTATTACCTCATAGATTAACCCTATAAAAGCTAGTTACCatctttgtttctttcttttttacgaaaatcttcatcttcaacctttgttCAAGCTTCAAACTTTCTGAAATTTCTCTTTTctgaaaaatcttttttttttttacaattcaaAGATTTACAACAATGTCTTCTGATAATCAACAAAAGAAATCAAAGAAGGTCAAAGATGTTGGATCTTCAAAGAGTTTCGCTCCTTATGATACTCCAACAAGCAAGATCATCACAGTTGGGAATCGGGAGTACATTACAGCCCCAAAGCTTATTAAAGAACAAAAAGCCATTTTTGCTTCCCAGGTAATGATCCCATCTCTTCTTTTTGGAAATATGTTAGGATTTTTAGGGCCATTAGTTCTTGAAGGTCATTTAGAAAAATGCATAGAATTTTTTCCATGTCATTTTACTACGAAACCCATAGCAAACAAAACTATTCCTTCTAAGGATAAAGATTCAACCTAGAACTCTGTTGAATCTACTAAGAAAAAAACCTCTGAGGGTAACTCCTCAACTTCTAGCATAGAAAAAGAAGAATTCAAATTAGATTACATTACTGAGAGTTTCAGACCATTTCGTTCTTGCTCAACGTTAGACAAATCATATCTAGCTTGGTTAGCCAAAGTTGAAAAAAAAGGCTTCATTCTGGAAAGAATTAGGCATCTTCGACCTGATTCAAATGTCGAAACTAGGGTTTAGCTATTGCCAACCCTTATTGTTGTCTAGCCTGTACTTCTGGGACAGTACATACAACACTTTTCACCTCCCATGTGGAATGATAACCCCTACGCTCTTCGACGTAGCTGCCATATATGGACTTCCTCCGATAGGAGAAACCTTCGACCCTTATCAGGATAGCGAAAACTTAATTGACTTTAATGTAAAAAATGCTTCATTCAGTTCCTATATCAATTTATACCACACTCAAGGAGAAGATGTTTCTGACATAAAACATATAGAATTTCTAGTCTTATGGTTATCCAAATTCTTCTTTTGTTGCAAATCcctacaagttgcaaagagatttcTAACGCTTGCCCAGTTGCATGCTGGTCGAAAAGTATGCTTAAGTGAACTCCTGCTAACTAGTCTGCATGAAAGTCTATGATCTGCTAGTGCAAAATTAAAGAACTATAAACCTGGAACCAACTTGCTTTTGTTTGGGCCTTACTGGCTTCTTCAACTGTGGCTAAATGCCGCCTTCGAACCTTCTTTGCCAACACATGGGCACGTTGATGAAAATGATCCATAAATGAAAGATAGAAGTATTGAAGGCACCAGGCTCCTTCAACTGACTCCAACTGATGAAGGTGATAATCTACAAGCCTCTCTTACCAAATACACTTTGATATTCACGAAACGCCATAATTTCACTcattcgatggctccattcgccAATCGAACTATTGGTCTCTCTTGGTTTACTGCTTCACTCGAAGATGCTGTTAAATATGCCAACGCGGAGATCGAATATGTATGGCGTGCGTTTTTGCTTCCAAGACTGCTGGTTTCAAGAATCTTTCCAGTGAAGAGTCATGTATGCTTGTTGGCCTACCAACCTAATTTTGTCTCTCGATAATTTGGGTTGTGTCAACTCATTCCTGTTTCTCTCTTCAAACGAAAGCGTGAGTTATGTGTTGCAGGGACTGACTGGACTGCTCGAGACATTGCAATACACGAAAATTATCATGTAAATTTCACTGAATTTCAATTGATAGCGTACCAACCATCGTTCTATGTCACCTAAGGATTCGGTCAATGATGGATAGAATTCTACTCCAAGAGTATGTACACAACTAACAAAATCAAAGCTAGTCTAACAAAAGCCTTTTCGTCTTTGCAGGATCAATCTTACAAGGGTAAGCTTACACATTCTGAAGAAATCCAAGCATTCCAAAAGTACTTTGAAACTGTCTATGATCCGACACAAATTGTTCGAATAGTTTGTGATGCAGCCCCCGTTTTAAAAGAAAAGTTTGAAAAACAAATTGCTAAAAGAAAAACCCTCAAAGCTGTAAAACCTGAATTCAAATATGATTTGGACTTTGAGTTCGAACTACCCAAATTTCCAAGATTACCCAGTGCAGATTTTGTTTTATCATTTTTCCCCTTACCCAGATTGGTTCACATGTGGGAATATCTTTAATGAGCTGAAAAATGACCGTCAAAAACCTGCTAAAAGAGTAGTCGCAACCAAACATACCTTAGACAGTTTCAAAGGCTTTCTCCACTTCGACTTAGATGCAACGAGAATTACCTCTCCAGTAGATCAAGGTGTAGAATGTTTGGATTTCTTGGTTTTACAACCTTTCATCTTTTACTAATCTTTAACGTATTATATGTTTCGAATAACCCATATTCTTTTCAGCCGTTGAAAGAAAGGTAGTGAAGAAGGATAAACCTGCGGAGAAAGCCACTTCAAACACCACCTCCAAACCCACCATCTCTTCGAGCCAAGAAGTTCCAGCTAAAGAGGTCGCCCCCAAAACAGCAAAGAGTTTGAAGGTATTCAACTATATAATCTCTTTATCCCTCTCCCTTTTAAACATTTatatttccttcttcttttcagGGTGGTGGTAAACCTCTTTTAACACCAAGTAAAAGGAAAGTCTTTACTGGAAACGTCACCGTTgtcgaagatgatgaagaaaagacTTCCCCACAACCACCAGAAAAAGGCAGAAGAAGAATAAGGCAAATGTTGCCTCTTACCAAAACACAAACCTCCCAGGCGTCAAAATAAAGATTATCCCTCCTCCTCCCAAAGAAATTCAACCTTAGCTTTCTGGTGACATAGTTCTAGAGCATATTGGGAGTAATGCCTCTGACCTTGAGGCTCAACAGGTGAAAATTCCTTACTACTTTTCTTTTCGAAGAACACCTCTTTTTTATTCTAAcatttttattttcaggaaaaaaCTACTGCTCCCCTTATTTCTACTGCCAACGAGAGTGATCCTTCAGATGACAGGAACCCATCTCCGCCTCCAACCAATGCCGTTCAAAACAAAGGGACTTCGAATGGAGCACAACAATCTGAACCAACTGATGCTCAAAACGAACAAGAGACTTCTTCTCCTGGCGAAGATGGTGAACAAAACTTGGAGCAAACTGAAGAGGAAAATTTAGAGGGAAAAGAAGACTCTGAACAAACTCCCAGCAATCCTCCTGTGCAAGTCAAGTTTCCCACGGATTATGCTGATGATGATGACTAATCTTTTGAAGATGTTGAGCACTACTTCAATCAAGATGAAGAAATGAGTGAGAATGGACCAGAGCCTGAGAATGACAAAGCCACCACTGACGAAGCTGTTGTTGAAACAACAACGCAACTACCGATCATTCGATCGTCCACAACCCAAAGTTTGCCTATGTCACTCACTGAAGAGGGAAAGAATGCTCTAAAGCAAAATGATCCTTTTAAGTATGTCAAATTAACAATGGCTCAAAGGGAGTCTTCTTTTGAAAAGAGTATCTCTGGAGCTTTGACTGATTCTGGTGCTAGTGCAAATGAAGCGTCCTATGAGGAATTCTTGAAGCAAGTGAAGAAGGCTGTCTTcaaagttgatcttttctagaaGTTGAGGACGGGTGTGGGTGCAAGCTTTAGCATCAAAAAGCTGATAAGTAAAATCAATATTACTGTTTGCCCCACTGACGTAGGCGAAGCCCTTATTGATATCCAGAACCTGATTGATCAAATCCAAGCAGAATATAATAGGGAGTGGACGCCAATGTACAAATCAAATCAGCTAACAAGCCCAATCTGTTGAATTCAACAATGCACTtcgaacttctgaagcctctgagaAGTTATTTGCTTCTCAAAAGTCAGCACAAACTCAATTCGATACTTATGTTGCTTCTATCAAACTCTGGGAATCCCACATCAAAGAATTGCAGAAGAAAATCTCTGAGGCAAAAGATAAGCAAGCTTCCATCCAAGGTTTGGAAAGTAGTGAAGCAAATAAGCTGGCGAAGCAGAGTATCGAACATGTTGAAAAGGCTGCTGCTATGGACGCAGAGATTGCACGCCTTAAAAAAGTTCAGACTGCTGCTCAATATAAGATAGGCTTGGCGAAGATGAAGTACAACTGAATGAAGGCCGtcattcctttttaattttttgaaatttgttttttttttgcttttgaaTTAACTTATATATAATCCAATTAAGACAAAACCATTTTGGCGAATTTTAACCTTTCAGTACATTCACCATTTTGGCTATGATGATTTTTTCTTTATTACGTTGTTATAATTCTTACTTCGTGCATAAATGTTTTATACTTTTTCAAGTATTTTCCATTTACTTTTAGGATCCTTCGATCCTTTGCCAATTCTTCTATTTCATACGCATTGTTTGAAAATGCTTTTaaaattcgaaaagggccttcccaatgtggaGACCATTTTCCTAAAGCTTTGTTCTTTTTATCCATAGGTaatataactttccaaactaaatcatttacAACGAAGGTTTTACCTTTGACCCTATTGTTATATGCCCTTGCTACCCTCTCCTTCTGTTTTCTTGATGCTTCTAATGCGTGTAACCTTTCTTCATCTAGCTCTgtcaattcgttcatcatcatttcccaatacaGGTCTGCAGGAATTACTCCTTGCCTTTGGATCCGTACTGACTGTAAGTAAATTTCGATAGGTaagactgcatcatgtccaaatgttAACTGGAAAGGCGTAGTATTCATTGCTTCTTTAGGAGaggttcgacaagcccagagtgcttgatctaaCGTCTTGTGCCAATTTTTTGGCTTTGTTCCTACGTGCTTTTTTATCAAACCAATTATtactttgtttgctgcttcaacctgccCATTGGCTTGAGCATAATAGGGTGTGGATGTTAATAATTTGAATCCCATTTGTTTTGAAAATtcctgcatctttcgaccagtaaataCTGACCCTTGATCTGTTGTTATActataatacggtgggagaactgacttttaaaatgttgcggatatcaaaagtcgccaccgacttttattttatccaattaggaaaggcaaaaagaacaggaaagaccttctaaaaaagattgagttcggggggtaggttatacaaagggaaggtgtaagcaccctttgtatccatggttatccacaggctcttaatttcttagctcactttgtttgtttgaaatttttgaaagagtgtagtgtgtgtttagaaaagattttgaaaaaggactttaacttgtaaataagtgtagcctttgaaatcgttttgaaaaggaggtgtgtaaagcattttgaagttttgaacaagcaattaggaggtagcCACCCTAAAGTTAAAAGGTCTCTCTTGTTGTTTAAGTCTTTACTTAGGcaatagtactatccataccatttgagggtaggaagtcctatacattggatgtaatcgggtcatcgagggtcatcgtttgccataaggctatccataccataagaagggtaggaagtcctatacattgatgagaatagtcattaaggcaacaagtaaggataccttagcattcaaaagggactatcatcaagatcatttatcgtaggcaacatcgaagggactatgatctttttacgatgattttattcgtaggcagcagGTTATTATAATCGAGAAGGCAAcataagagaggttaccctaaaggtgtgtgggtgcaacaatcacgtggattggattcagatatttatcttgcatTAGGTGAACTATATTCAATTAACTattttgtcactccctattttactaaccacgcagttaatagcaaataaaatagttatagtgtgcggaaaataaaagcagaaagtaaatcctacgctattacagggcttcgggattAGGGGGGTACATAGCCAAAATGGGGGatgcggaaattaaaagtgcGTGAAAGTaacagcggaaattaaatcctaattactattacattaaAAACTCGTGACCTATACATAAtctctagaatttaaataacagaaaaataaatgattaaataaatacgCTTGCGACATTCATTGGAGTTTGAGATGAGAAGAAGAATCGAGAGAAAACATTAAGTTTTTTTATGACAATTAAAGTGGAAAACCTAATTCTAATTTAGTTATTAAATTACTAAGTTAATTATTGTATACAAATTAATCTAATTGATTaactaaccctaatttaattagaataaaataagaattgattaaattaaaaacctaacaaactaatcaaaaataaattaactaattaaatccCACGATTAAATTAAGTTAAGTGAGAAAAACCTAATCCTAGTTAATAATTAAGGTggttaattttaggttaattattaaaaatagggCTTGATGGATTAATAAAAGCAActaaaaagaaattgaaataaaataaggaaTAAATCAAAAACAAGCACTGGGATCCAATGTGGGACAAGCTGGCTAGTCCATGGTGGAGTTGCAGGTTCTGGGCGTCCGATATAAAATGATGAACATCCAAAGGCACATATCTGAGGACGTACCATAGGTCCTTCATATGAGCGCTGCGTAGGATCTGTTAAAGAAAACCAGGAAAAATTACATGTATggggtggggatcgaacccactcCCTTAACTTCCTCACGCAATTCCTTTTACCAAGCAGGCCGTGTCATGTAACTGTTAACTAGGGGTGTACGTGGGTTGGGTTGGACTGGGTTTGGCCTAACCCGTTACTCAACCCGTTTAAATTTCAATGGGTTGGGTTCGCCATCCATCCTGCAATTTAATTATCAAAACCAACCCGAATCGACCCGTTCATTTATGGGTTGGGTTGGGTTTGTGGGTtgtgtttcaaataaaaaaatcataattttttccaaTTTAAAAATATCCTAACACAATTCAATACATTTATACTCATTTCTAACACAAAATGGATGAAGCACATcatataatatctaataatattcatcaacatgacataacattagataatagtataaaattccaCAAGACacgttatttttataaaatacgtaagttggaaatgatacaaaagaaaataagaaacaacatTTAGTCTTGGAATTACGCAAGCTCATTTATTTAATAGCATTATTGGTGGAGAATAAagcttttttgaaaaaattatggttagtaccgagataataattttatatttctatttaaaataataataaaaaataagaaattactAATGTAATATCAATGGGTTGGGTCAACGGGTCCACGGGTTGGAAAACTCAAACCCGATATTCGAATCAAAACTATATGGGTTATTGCGGGTTGGGTTGGGTATACCCGTAAATGAACGGATTCGGataatttatgggttggttcgGTTTGGGCTAGTGGGTTTGTGGGTCGACCCgcacccatgaacacccctattGTTAATAGGAGGCTTAAAAAACAACAAATATGAAAAAAGACAATCATGGAAAAATTCAACGTGTGGGCCCCTTGGATTTGATGACCATCCAATAGTGAAGGGAGAGATGGGTTGAAATCGTTGACCAGCCAATAAGCCTACGCCACGCATAATCAAAGGGGTCCAaatcactgttcatcatcttcttcaaattacctgcggattcagCCACGCATCTTGCTGCGAATTTTCCTGCGATTTTCACAACGAGATTTTGGGCTCATGGAAACCTGCAAAACGTCAAACATAGATACACACAAAGGACCCAGTCCTACTAATTTGATGTCTACGATCACGATGGTAGGGTTTATAT from Vicia villosa cultivar HV-30 ecotype Madison, WI linkage group LG4, Vvil1.0, whole genome shotgun sequence encodes the following:
- the LOC131597672 gene encoding uncharacterized protein LOC131597672, with the translated sequence MNTTPFQLTFGHDAVLPIEIYLQSVRIQRQGVIPADLYWEMMMNELTELDEERLHALEASRKQKERVARAYNNRVKGKTFVVNDLVWKVILPMDKKNKALGKWSPHWEGPFRILKAFSNNAYEIEELAKDRRILKVNGKYLKKYKTFMHEVRIITT